One part of the Arthrobacter sp. EM1 genome encodes these proteins:
- a CDS encoding FAD-dependent oxidoreductase, with translation MAFSPQLQDRPRVLVVGGGYVGLYVALKLQKKIANAGGIVTVVDPLPYMTYQPFLPEVAGGNIEARHAVVSHRQHLKQTELIQGRVTSIDHENRTAVIAPADGGENFEIPYFDVVVAAGAITRTFPIKGLADKGIGLKTIEEAVALRNKVLDRIEAGSLMTDPAERARALTFVVVGGGFAGIECITEMEDLARAAVKNNSRISQEEVRFVLVEAMGRIMPEVTASQADWVVEHLRSRGIEVLLNTSLDNAEGSLKLINLPDKTAAQEFQADTLVWTAGVQANPMVRSTDFPLEPRGRVRVLADLRIAGDEGIIENAWAAGDVAAVPDLTGSGLPDGTCVPNAQHALRQAKRLAKNLWASRWDKPLTDYKHKNLGAVAGFGEWKGVANINLLGRIGLKGPLAWLAHRGYHGFAMPTVERKVRVIFGWILAFFMGRDTTQLIDLDNPRGAFVAAATPAPKPASAPAPEKQAAEASPASSKESVSADAK, from the coding sequence ATGGCATTCTCCCCTCAGCTCCAGGACCGTCCCAGGGTACTCGTCGTCGGCGGCGGATACGTCGGCCTGTACGTAGCCCTCAAACTGCAGAAGAAGATCGCTAACGCCGGTGGCATTGTCACCGTGGTTGATCCACTGCCGTACATGACCTATCAGCCCTTCCTCCCCGAGGTTGCCGGCGGAAACATCGAGGCACGGCACGCCGTCGTCTCGCACCGCCAGCACCTCAAGCAGACAGAGCTCATTCAGGGCCGCGTCACCTCGATCGACCACGAAAACCGCACGGCAGTGATCGCACCGGCTGACGGCGGCGAGAACTTCGAAATTCCCTACTTCGACGTAGTGGTGGCTGCCGGTGCTATTACCCGCACCTTCCCGATCAAGGGACTTGCGGACAAGGGCATCGGCCTCAAGACCATCGAGGAAGCCGTCGCCCTGCGCAACAAGGTCCTGGACCGGATCGAAGCCGGCTCGCTAATGACCGATCCCGCTGAACGCGCCCGCGCCCTGACCTTCGTGGTCGTCGGCGGCGGCTTCGCCGGCATCGAGTGCATTACCGAAATGGAAGACCTCGCCCGCGCCGCGGTCAAGAACAACTCCCGCATCAGCCAGGAGGAAGTCCGCTTCGTCCTGGTCGAGGCCATGGGACGCATTATGCCTGAGGTCACCGCCAGCCAGGCAGACTGGGTGGTTGAGCACCTGCGCAGCCGCGGCATCGAAGTCCTGCTTAATACCTCGCTGGACAACGCCGAAGGTTCCCTGAAGCTGATCAACCTTCCGGACAAGACCGCGGCCCAGGAATTCCAGGCCGACACCCTCGTCTGGACCGCCGGTGTGCAGGCCAACCCCATGGTCCGCTCCACCGACTTCCCGCTCGAACCCCGCGGCCGCGTCCGTGTCCTCGCGGACCTGCGCATCGCCGGGGACGAAGGCATCATCGAGAACGCCTGGGCCGCCGGCGACGTCGCGGCAGTGCCGGACCTTACAGGCAGCGGCCTGCCGGACGGTACCTGCGTCCCGAACGCGCAGCACGCGCTGCGCCAGGCCAAACGCCTGGCCAAGAACCTGTGGGCTTCCCGCTGGGACAAGCCGCTCACGGACTACAAACACAAAAACCTGGGCGCCGTCGCCGGTTTCGGCGAATGGAAGGGTGTTGCAAACATCAACCTTCTGGGCCGGATCGGACTCAAGGGACCGCTTGCCTGGTTGGCACACCGTGGTTACCACGGATTCGCCATGCCCACCGTTGAGCGCAAGGTCCGGGTGATCTTCGGTTGGATCCTGGCTTTCTTTATGGGCCGCGACACGACCCAGCTGATCGACTTGGACAACCCCCGCGGCGCATTTGTCGCTGCGGCAACGCCCGCGCCCAAGCCGGCCTCGGCTCCCGCCCCTGAGAAGCAGGCAGCAGAGGCCAGCCCGGCCAGCAGCAAGGAAAGTGTGTCGGCTGACGCCAAGTAG
- a CDS encoding N-acetyltransferase → MTAATDLRTLLATMRPELRGGEFVYTLWPHGRPLEGMIEAAVREAEGMTVVLPRKDADTLGLSYGFVGAWITLKVHSSLDAIGLTAAVSTALTEAKISCNVLAGFHHDHILVPVADADRALEALHELSAAHGEHTPAPELVLRTGRPADRSAILALTAAAFVLSPVSGLPADGGPGEVRLVGALFDCAEFLPEFSIVAELDGAVVGHVISTRGRAGELDLLGLGPIGVLPRLQRHGIGSALMQETIARANAAGERGIALLGDPEYYSRFGFVPSTSLGVEPPCAAWGPHFQLLPLALWPGGVSGSFHYAEAFGIAETSARRAIMDRAPQ, encoded by the coding sequence ATGACAGCCGCAACGGACCTCCGCACCCTGCTCGCCACGATGCGCCCGGAACTGCGCGGAGGCGAGTTCGTCTACACCCTCTGGCCGCACGGACGGCCGCTTGAAGGGATGATCGAAGCCGCCGTTCGCGAGGCGGAAGGAATGACTGTTGTCCTGCCGCGCAAGGACGCTGACACCCTCGGACTGTCCTACGGCTTCGTCGGCGCCTGGATCACCCTCAAGGTACATTCCTCGCTTGACGCCATCGGCCTGACGGCAGCCGTCAGCACCGCCCTCACGGAGGCCAAAATCAGCTGCAATGTCCTCGCCGGCTTCCATCATGACCACATCCTGGTCCCCGTCGCAGATGCCGACCGGGCGCTGGAGGCGCTGCACGAACTGTCCGCCGCGCACGGCGAGCACACGCCTGCCCCGGAGCTGGTGCTCCGCACCGGGCGGCCCGCGGACCGGTCCGCCATCCTCGCCCTCACCGCCGCCGCCTTCGTGCTCTCGCCGGTCAGCGGACTGCCGGCCGACGGCGGGCCCGGGGAAGTCCGTTTGGTGGGTGCGCTCTTTGACTGTGCCGAATTCCTGCCGGAGTTCAGCATCGTTGCGGAGCTCGACGGCGCCGTCGTGGGGCACGTGATCAGCACCCGCGGGCGCGCGGGCGAACTGGACCTGCTGGGACTGGGGCCGATCGGTGTGCTGCCGAGACTGCAGCGCCACGGCATTGGCAGCGCGCTGATGCAGGAGACCATTGCCCGGGCCAACGCTGCGGGGGAGCGGGGCATCGCGCTGCTCGGCGACCCGGAATACTACTCGCGCTTTGGCTTTGTGCCATCGACATCCCTCGGGGTTGAGCCACCCTGTGCAGCCTGGGGTCCGCACTTCCAGTTGCTGCCGCTGGCACTCTGGCCGGGCGGGGTGAGCGGAAGCTTCCACTACGCCGAGGCGTTTGGCATCGCTGAGACCAGCGCCCGGCGGGCTATTATGGACCGGGCGCCCCAGTAG
- a CDS encoding ABC transporter substrate-binding protein, translating into MTSLPQAAPRIAKLTALSIGVALLATACGGSSTPSSSGSGTASANAAAGIACPAPSATAGAKSTAAAGGAVPASTTTTETALKLGSLLPTTGSLAFLGPPEIAGVNLGIKEVNDAGGVLGKPVEIIHRDSGDTKTDIATQSTSALLGQGVSAVIGAASSGVSKTVINQITGAGVIQFSPANTSPDFTAWDDKGLFWRTAPSDVLQGKVLGNYMATCGAQTVGMIVLNDAYGTGLAKNVQSAFEAAGGKVVAQELFNEGDSQFSSQVDKVLAAKPDAIALITFDQAKSIVPLMTGKGVKPTQMFMVDGNMSDYSKDFQAGTLKGAQGTIPGTFAKDDFKKKLLAIDPALKDYSYSGESYDAVNLIALAAEEAKSTKGTDIAAHLKDVSEGGEKCNDFPSCVTLLRNGKDIDYDGQSGPVTFSDAGDPTEAYIGIYEFQDDNTYKPVKEEFGKL; encoded by the coding sequence ATGACTTCACTCCCCCAGGCGGCACCCCGCATCGCTAAGCTGACCGCGCTTAGCATCGGCGTTGCCCTTCTGGCTACGGCTTGTGGTGGCTCGTCCACCCCGTCGTCGTCCGGATCCGGAACCGCTTCGGCCAACGCCGCTGCAGGCATCGCGTGCCCCGCACCGAGCGCCACTGCCGGCGCCAAGTCGACCGCCGCAGCCGGCGGGGCCGTTCCGGCCTCCACGACCACCACCGAAACCGCTCTTAAGCTTGGATCGCTCCTGCCGACAACGGGGTCGCTGGCGTTCCTCGGCCCGCCCGAAATCGCTGGCGTCAACCTTGGTATCAAGGAAGTCAATGACGCCGGGGGTGTGCTGGGCAAGCCCGTTGAAATCATCCACCGCGACTCCGGTGACACCAAGACCGATATTGCCACGCAGTCCACCAGCGCCCTGCTCGGACAGGGTGTCAGCGCAGTCATTGGTGCCGCCTCTTCGGGTGTCTCCAAGACCGTCATCAACCAGATCACCGGCGCAGGCGTCATCCAGTTCTCGCCGGCAAATACCTCCCCGGACTTCACCGCCTGGGATGACAAGGGTTTGTTCTGGCGCACCGCCCCGTCGGACGTTCTCCAGGGCAAGGTCCTCGGCAACTACATGGCGACCTGTGGCGCCCAGACCGTTGGCATGATCGTCCTGAACGACGCGTACGGGACCGGCCTGGCCAAGAACGTACAGTCCGCTTTTGAGGCAGCCGGCGGCAAGGTTGTTGCCCAGGAACTCTTCAACGAAGGCGATTCGCAGTTCAGCAGCCAGGTGGACAAGGTGCTTGCGGCCAAGCCGGATGCCATCGCCCTGATCACCTTTGACCAGGCCAAGAGCATTGTTCCGCTGATGACGGGCAAGGGCGTCAAGCCCACCCAGATGTTCATGGTTGACGGCAACATGTCCGACTACAGCAAGGACTTCCAGGCAGGCACCCTGAAGGGTGCCCAGGGCACCATCCCGGGCACCTTCGCCAAGGACGACTTCAAGAAGAAGCTGCTGGCCATCGATCCCGCGCTGAAGGACTACAGCTATTCAGGCGAGTCCTACGATGCCGTGAATCTGATCGCACTGGCAGCAGAGGAAGCCAAGAGCACCAAGGGAACTGACATCGCGGCGCACCTGAAGGACGTGTCTGAAGGCGGCGAAAAGTGCAACGACTTCCCCTCCTGCGTCACCCTGCTGCGCAACGGCAAGGACATCGACTACGACGGCCAGTCCGGCCCCGTAACGTTCTCCGACGCCGGCGACCCGACAGAGGCCTACATCGGCATCTACGAGTTCCAGGATGACAACACCTACAAGCCGGTCAAGGAAGAATTCGGCAAGCTGTAA
- a CDS encoding ABC transporter ATP-binding protein, protein MSATSAAPAATPVHDEDSVVKVTDLVAGYIPGVNILNGCSIEARKGELIGIIGPNGAGKSTLLKAMFGLVKVHSGSVVVRGQDITGLKANKLVSRGIGFVPQNNNVFAALTIEENLQMGMFQRPKDFAERFDFVTGLFPELGKRRAQRAGSLSGGERQMVAMGRALMMDPAVLLLDEPSAGLSPVKQDETFLRVHEINRAGVSVIMVEQNARRCLQICDRGYVLDQGKDAYTGTGRELMKDPKVIQLYLGTLADTVE, encoded by the coding sequence ATGAGCGCCACCAGTGCGGCCCCCGCCGCTACGCCAGTCCACGACGAGGATTCGGTCGTCAAGGTCACCGACCTGGTGGCGGGCTACATCCCCGGCGTTAATATCCTCAATGGCTGCAGTATCGAGGCCCGCAAGGGCGAGCTCATCGGCATCATCGGCCCCAACGGAGCCGGCAAGTCCACACTCCTGAAGGCGATGTTCGGCCTGGTGAAGGTCCACTCCGGTTCCGTTGTGGTCCGCGGCCAGGACATCACCGGGCTTAAGGCCAACAAGCTCGTCAGCCGGGGCATCGGGTTTGTGCCGCAGAACAACAACGTGTTCGCGGCGCTGACCATCGAGGAGAACCTCCAGATGGGCATGTTCCAGCGGCCCAAGGACTTTGCCGAGCGCTTCGACTTCGTCACCGGCCTGTTCCCGGAACTTGGCAAGCGGCGGGCCCAGCGCGCGGGATCACTCTCCGGCGGTGAACGCCAGATGGTGGCGATGGGCCGGGCCCTGATGATGGACCCGGCAGTGCTGCTGCTTGACGAGCCCTCCGCCGGCCTTTCCCCGGTCAAACAGGACGAGACCTTCCTCCGGGTCCACGAAATCAACCGTGCGGGCGTCTCGGTCATTATGGTCGAACAGAACGCCCGGCGCTGCCTGCAGATCTGTGACCGCGGCTACGTCCTGGACCAGGGCAAGGACGCGTACACCGGCACCGGCCGGGAACTGATGAAGGACCCCAAGGTCATCCAGCTGTACCTGGGTACGCTCGCCGACACCGTCGAGTAG
- a CDS encoding ABC transporter ATP-binding protein — MSTQSDTPRPADNPEEIDYMTDSRPIAAGETAPGCKKRDPIVVAENVTRSFGGINAVDVEYLEIPRHKITALIGPNGAGKTTLFNLLTGFDTPNTGKWQFEGNSLAGVSSYKVARMGMVRTFQLTKVMGKLTVMENMRLGASNQSGERLSKALFKGIWGGQEKQITADADVLLRKFKLDAKKDDYAASLSGGQRKLLEMARSLMVKPKLVMLDEPMAGVNPALTQSLLDHIKNLKAEGMTVLFVEHDMHMVRHIADWVVVMAEGRIVAEGPPADVMKNPAVIDAYLGAHHDVDLGDSEGIKELAAELGADEESIVGTDNAGIISLDIVGSETDAPADGNGAAHGRRSADEPNSTEKDTQ, encoded by the coding sequence ATGAGCACGCAGAGCGATACACCCCGTCCCGCGGATAACCCGGAAGAAATCGACTACATGACGGATTCGCGGCCGATCGCGGCCGGGGAGACTGCTCCGGGCTGCAAAAAGCGCGACCCGATCGTGGTGGCCGAAAACGTCACCCGCAGCTTCGGCGGCATCAACGCCGTCGACGTCGAGTACCTCGAGATCCCCCGGCACAAAATCACCGCACTCATCGGGCCCAACGGCGCCGGCAAGACCACGCTGTTTAACCTGCTGACCGGCTTCGACACACCCAACACGGGCAAGTGGCAGTTCGAAGGCAACAGCCTGGCCGGCGTCTCCTCCTACAAGGTGGCCCGGATGGGCATGGTCCGCACCTTCCAGCTGACCAAGGTGATGGGCAAGCTGACGGTGATGGAAAATATGCGTCTTGGTGCCTCCAACCAGTCCGGTGAACGACTCTCCAAGGCCCTGTTCAAAGGAATCTGGGGCGGCCAGGAAAAGCAGATTACCGCCGACGCCGACGTGCTGCTGCGGAAGTTCAAGCTGGACGCCAAAAAGGACGACTATGCCGCGTCACTTTCCGGCGGCCAGCGCAAGCTCCTGGAAATGGCCCGCTCGCTGATGGTCAAGCCCAAGCTCGTGATGCTTGACGAACCGATGGCCGGCGTCAACCCCGCGCTGACCCAGTCGCTCCTGGACCACATCAAGAACCTCAAGGCTGAGGGCATGACCGTGTTGTTTGTTGAACACGACATGCACATGGTCCGGCACATCGCCGACTGGGTGGTGGTGATGGCCGAGGGCCGGATCGTAGCCGAAGGTCCGCCTGCCGACGTAATGAAGAACCCCGCCGTGATCGACGCCTACCTGGGCGCCCACCACGACGTGGATCTCGGCGATTCGGAAGGCATCAAAGAGCTCGCGGCCGAACTGGGGGCCGACGAGGAGTCGATTGTGGGCACCGACAACGCCGGCATCATCTCCCTGGATATCGTCGGTTCCGAAACGGACGCGCCGGCGGACGGCAACGGTGCCGCGCACGGCAGGCGCAGCGCAGATGAGCCGAACAGCACAGAAAAGGACACCCAATGA
- a CDS encoding branched-chain amino acid ABC transporter permease — translation MDFGFIFSSAAGELFSPTTAAYALATLGLAVHFGYSGLLNFGQAGFMAVGAYGFAISTLTFGAPFFVGLLIAVVCSAIFALLLGIPTLRLRADYLAIVTIAAAEIVRYIVTTNQLTAVTGSANGLAAFEGDFYAMNPFPEGSYLGMNNRDFFIRVVAWTVVALLCLVIWLLMRSPWGRVLKGIREDENAVRSLGKNVYAYKMQALIIGGVLGALAGMIFTLPRGAVQPANYGTELTFFLYTCLLLGGLGTVLGPVIGAMIFWVVLSLTQGILYGLIESGAVTWLNTVQAGQLRYILVGVALMLLMIFRPQGVLGNKKELAFA, via the coding sequence ATGGACTTCGGATTCATATTTTCCAGTGCTGCCGGTGAACTGTTCAGCCCGACGACGGCGGCATACGCCCTCGCAACCCTCGGCCTTGCGGTTCACTTTGGCTACTCAGGCCTGCTCAACTTCGGTCAAGCCGGCTTTATGGCGGTGGGCGCCTACGGTTTCGCCATCTCCACCCTGACCTTCGGCGCCCCGTTCTTCGTCGGGCTCCTCATCGCCGTGGTGTGTTCAGCCATCTTCGCCCTGCTCCTCGGTATCCCCACCCTCCGGCTGCGGGCCGACTATTTGGCCATCGTGACAATCGCGGCGGCGGAAATCGTCCGCTACATTGTCACAACCAACCAGCTGACCGCCGTCACCGGTTCGGCCAACGGCCTCGCCGCTTTCGAAGGCGACTTCTATGCCATGAACCCTTTCCCCGAAGGTTCCTACCTGGGGATGAACAACCGCGACTTCTTCATCCGGGTTGTCGCCTGGACCGTGGTGGCCCTTCTCTGCCTGGTGATCTGGCTGCTGATGCGCAGCCCCTGGGGCCGAGTCCTTAAGGGCATCCGCGAGGACGAAAATGCTGTCCGTTCGCTGGGCAAGAACGTGTACGCCTACAAGATGCAGGCTTTGATCATCGGCGGCGTCCTCGGCGCCCTCGCAGGCATGATCTTCACCCTCCCCCGCGGCGCAGTCCAGCCGGCGAACTACGGGACCGAACTGACGTTCTTCCTCTACACCTGCCTGCTGCTTGGCGGCCTGGGCACGGTGCTGGGGCCGGTGATTGGCGCCATGATCTTCTGGGTCGTCCTGTCCCTCACACAAGGCATCCTGTATGGCCTGATCGAATCCGGCGCCGTCACCTGGCTCAACACGGTCCAGGCCGGGCAGCTGCGGTACATCCTTGTGGGTGTCGCGCTGATGCTGTTGATGATCTTCAGGCCCCAGGGTGTCCTCGGCAACAAAAAGGAGCTGGCTTTCGCATGA
- a CDS encoding branched-chain amino acid ABC transporter permease encodes MGAVFAAVAALLLIVAPASQATSPAPAPSPSATTSQPTGTFTNNISGFLRGDDRTPLVGVEISATGDGFTGSTKSAENGSWSIGVPKQGTYEVKLNESTLPDGRKLAAGQENPRQVTFSQTSNLSVIFAFGEGIVVQQQDFGKNLVNRLVAGLSFGLLLALASVGLSLIFGTTGLTNFAHGEMVTLGAVLVFAFNAMNLPFWLAVVLALLGGGLFGYFQDAGLWKPLRRRGTGLVPMMIVSIGLALAVRYVIQFFFGGATQQLPYAQSTEIQIGLISISPNNLWSLVISAVVIALLGIILLKTRLGKATRAVADNPALAAASGIDVDSVIRIVWVTGGMLASLGGILWAYYRPGVTFDMGSQILLLIFAGVTLGGLGTVWGALIGSIIVGIFVELTTVFGLAADLKYVGALFIMIIVLLFRPQGILGRRERVG; translated from the coding sequence GTGGGGGCCGTTTTTGCCGCCGTCGCCGCACTGCTGCTGATCGTCGCGCCGGCATCGCAGGCCACGAGCCCCGCACCGGCACCATCACCGTCGGCAACCACGTCTCAACCGACCGGGACGTTTACCAACAACATCAGCGGATTCCTGCGCGGCGACGACCGCACCCCGCTTGTCGGCGTAGAAATCAGTGCCACCGGCGACGGCTTCACCGGGTCGACGAAATCCGCGGAAAACGGTTCGTGGTCCATTGGTGTCCCGAAGCAGGGAACCTATGAGGTCAAACTCAACGAATCCACCCTCCCGGACGGCCGCAAGCTCGCAGCCGGCCAGGAGAACCCCCGCCAGGTCACCTTTAGCCAGACGTCGAACCTTTCGGTGATCTTCGCCTTCGGTGAAGGCATCGTCGTCCAACAGCAGGACTTTGGCAAGAACCTGGTCAACCGCCTGGTGGCGGGCCTGAGTTTCGGACTTCTGCTGGCCCTCGCATCGGTGGGTCTGTCGCTGATTTTCGGCACTACCGGGCTGACCAACTTCGCACACGGCGAAATGGTCACCCTCGGCGCCGTCCTGGTGTTCGCTTTCAACGCCATGAACCTCCCGTTCTGGCTGGCCGTTGTGCTCGCGCTGCTCGGCGGCGGCCTCTTTGGCTACTTCCAGGACGCTGGCCTGTGGAAGCCGCTGCGCCGCCGGGGCACCGGCCTGGTGCCCATGATGATCGTCAGCATCGGCCTCGCCCTGGCCGTGCGCTACGTCATCCAGTTCTTCTTCGGCGGCGCCACCCAGCAGCTGCCGTACGCACAGAGCACGGAGATCCAGATCGGGTTGATCTCCATTTCCCCCAACAACCTGTGGTCCCTTGTGATCAGCGCCGTGGTGATCGCGCTGCTCGGGATCATCCTGCTCAAGACCCGGCTCGGCAAAGCCACCCGCGCGGTCGCCGACAACCCGGCGCTGGCGGCGGCTTCGGGCATCGACGTCGACTCTGTGATCCGGATTGTCTGGGTCACCGGCGGCATGCTGGCCTCTCTCGGCGGCATCCTGTGGGCCTACTACCGGCCCGGCGTCACCTTCGATATGGGATCGCAGATCCTGCTGCTCATCTTCGCCGGCGTCACCCTGGGTGGCCTTGGCACGGTATGGGGCGCCCTGATCGGATCCATCATCGTCGGTATCTTTGTGGAGCTGACCACCGTGTTCGGCCTCGCCGCCGACCTCAAATACGTGGGAGCACTGTTCATTATGATTATTGTCCTTCTGTTCCGGCCCCAAGGCATCTTGGGCCGGCGCGAGCGCGTGGGTTAG
- a CDS encoding Bax inhibitor-1/YccA family protein, which produces MALGGNPVFNGKNFRGATQAPPAPQAFGQGAHGRSGWNASPQAMTQDQLQDMYNRPAAGPADTGRMSYDDVIIKTAVCLGAVIAGAAVTLVVAEGLAYTLMIAGALGGFVLALVNTFKKQPSPALILAYAGLEGLFLGGLTRILDGMFPGVGLQAVIGTLSVFAVTLVLFRSGKVRATPKAMRFFMIALIGYAVFALINMVMMWTGAVQEAFGLRTSVEIFGIPLGVFIGVLAIGLAAFSLIMDFTSIEAGVRSGAPQRFSWTAAFGLTVTLVWLYVEIIRLLAILRGND; this is translated from the coding sequence ATGGCACTTGGCGGAAACCCAGTCTTCAACGGAAAGAACTTCCGTGGAGCAACCCAGGCACCGCCTGCCCCGCAGGCGTTCGGGCAGGGCGCCCACGGCCGGTCCGGCTGGAACGCGTCCCCCCAGGCGATGACGCAGGACCAGCTCCAGGACATGTACAACCGGCCCGCCGCCGGCCCCGCGGACACGGGCCGGATGAGCTATGACGATGTCATCATAAAGACCGCTGTCTGCCTTGGCGCCGTGATCGCCGGCGCCGCAGTCACGCTCGTGGTGGCGGAGGGCTTGGCCTATACGCTGATGATCGCCGGTGCGCTGGGCGGTTTTGTCCTCGCCCTTGTCAACACCTTCAAGAAGCAGCCCTCACCGGCGCTGATCCTCGCCTACGCGGGACTCGAGGGGTTGTTCCTCGGTGGCCTGACGCGGATCCTCGACGGGATGTTCCCGGGTGTCGGACTGCAAGCCGTGATCGGCACTCTCTCCGTGTTCGCTGTGACCCTGGTGCTCTTCAGGAGCGGCAAGGTTCGGGCCACACCGAAGGCCATGCGCTTTTTTATGATTGCCTTGATTGGCTACGCCGTCTTCGCGCTCATCAACATGGTGATGATGTGGACCGGCGCGGTCCAGGAGGCGTTTGGGCTCCGGACCAGCGTGGAGATCTTCGGCATTCCCCTCGGTGTTTTTATCGGCGTGCTGGCGATCGGTCTGGCCGCGTTCTCGCTGATCATGGACTTCACCAGCATTGAAGCCGGCGTCCGCAGCGGCGCCCCGCAGCGCTTCTCCTGGACCGCCGCCTTCGGCCTCACTGTGACGCTGGTATGGCTGTACGTGGAGATCATCCGGCTGCTGGCGATCCTGCGCGGCAACGACTAA
- a CDS encoding acetyl-CoA C-acetyltransferase, translating to MPEAVIVSTARSPIGRAFKGSLKDERPDDIAAAMVAAALARIPSFDAADATGQGLDDLYLGCAEPSGEAGSNMARVVTILAGLDNVPAATVNRFCASSLQTLRMAFHAIKAGEGRAFVAAGVEAVSRYRDWAGAGETDASTHNPLFDAARQRTAARAASNTPWTDPRLGGRMPDIYIAMGQTAENVATTYGISRADQDDWAVLSQNRTEAAIAAGFYAREITPYTRRDGTVIDRDDSPRAAVTLGSVSALQPVFRAGGTVTAGNACPLNDGAAALVVMSDRRAAELGLTPLARILSTGVSALSPELMGLGPVEASRRALQLAGLGIGDIDLVELNEAFAVQVLASAKELGIDHSKLNVNGGAIALGHPFGMTGARMITTLLNGLRERDAQLGLATLCVGGGQGMAVVLERLS from the coding sequence ATGCCAGAAGCAGTCATTGTTTCCACTGCCAGAAGCCCCATCGGACGCGCTTTTAAAGGCTCGCTGAAAGATGAGCGGCCCGACGACATCGCTGCCGCCATGGTCGCCGCGGCACTGGCCCGGATTCCATCGTTCGACGCCGCTGATGCCACCGGCCAGGGCCTGGACGATCTCTATCTTGGCTGTGCTGAGCCCAGCGGCGAAGCGGGTTCCAATATGGCCAGGGTGGTCACCATCCTGGCCGGGCTGGACAACGTCCCGGCCGCCACAGTCAACCGGTTCTGCGCCTCCAGCCTGCAAACGCTCCGCATGGCCTTCCACGCCATCAAGGCCGGCGAAGGCCGGGCATTTGTGGCGGCGGGAGTCGAAGCGGTCTCACGGTACCGGGACTGGGCCGGCGCCGGCGAGACGGACGCAAGCACACATAACCCGCTCTTCGATGCGGCCCGCCAACGCACGGCTGCGCGGGCCGCATCGAATACACCGTGGACGGATCCGCGGCTGGGCGGGCGGATGCCGGACATCTACATCGCCATGGGCCAGACCGCCGAGAACGTCGCCACGACGTACGGCATCAGCCGGGCCGACCAGGACGACTGGGCCGTGCTGAGCCAAAACCGCACCGAGGCAGCCATCGCCGCCGGATTCTATGCCCGCGAAATCACCCCCTACACGCGCAGGGACGGCACCGTGATCGACCGGGACGACTCCCCCCGGGCTGCGGTGACCCTTGGCTCGGTCAGCGCACTGCAGCCGGTGTTCCGCGCTGGTGGCACCGTTACTGCCGGGAACGCCTGCCCGCTGAACGACGGGGCCGCCGCCCTCGTGGTCATGAGCGACCGTCGGGCCGCCGAACTCGGGCTGACGCCGCTGGCCCGGATTCTCTCCACCGGCGTCAGCGCCCTGTCCCCCGAGCTGATGGGACTGGGCCCGGTAGAGGCCAGCAGGCGGGCTCTGCAGCTCGCCGGGCTGGGCATCGGGGATATCGACCTCGTGGAACTCAACGAGGCCTTCGCCGTCCAGGTCCTCGCCAGCGCCAAGGAGCTTGGCATCGACCACAGCAAACTCAACGTCAACGGCGGCGCCATCGCGTTGGGGCATCCGTTTGGTATGACCGGCGCCCGAATGATCACCACCCTGTTGAACGGGCTCAGGGAGCGGGATGCCCAGCTGGGTCTGGCCACGCTCTGTGTTGGCGGCGGCCAGGGCATGGCCGTGGTGCTGGAGCGGCTCAGCTGA